A window of the Desulfobacula toluolica Tol2 genome harbors these coding sequences:
- a CDS encoding ASKHA domain-containing protein, whose translation MKKKGFVRTVLVERPSLNDNTADAQRLEKSLMDELEADQILIPLHVLKHLPSNLRSWGFQAKAVLFKNRHSWILLDLLNPGYDNPVLGTAIDIGTTRIVMSLIDLETGQQIGEQGFDNPQAGIGPDVLARIHYANQPGGLDELNRLVIEAVNHNIAALCEENGCSKEDVYLVTGAGNTAMTHLFLGIESFEIIKEPYIPCVNIPDTQPAGNLKLDINDRGAAFLFPNIGSYFGGDLIAGILYSELDKKEEPCLMVDVGTNAEIVVGNRDWLIACAGAAGPALEGGVSKMGMTAKPGVIDRVWIDPDSSDLKIHTIEDQKPIGICGSGMIDLAASLFLSKRIDIRGKFSKQVCGDRLFEREGIMEFVLVDESHSGTGKPICLSQVDLNSLTSSKAAMYTILEVIVKNTAGLEFEKLQKFYVAGTFGSFINPVSAISIGMLPDIPISTFEVLGNSSLGGAKVLLQDPDAFERIMTIRQSITYIELNVNQEFMNMFSGAKFYPHTDASRFPSLKNKI comes from the coding sequence ATGAAGAAAAAAGGTTTTGTTCGCACCGTTTTGGTTGAACGCCCGAGTTTAAATGATAACACGGCAGATGCCCAGAGACTGGAAAAAAGTCTTATGGATGAGCTGGAGGCGGATCAGATTCTGATTCCGTTACATGTGCTAAAACACCTGCCTTCAAATTTAAGATCCTGGGGCTTTCAGGCAAAGGCTGTTCTGTTTAAAAACCGGCACTCCTGGATACTGCTGGATCTTTTGAATCCCGGGTATGACAACCCGGTTCTGGGAACAGCCATTGATATCGGCACCACCAGAATTGTGATGTCGCTGATAGATCTTGAAACAGGACAGCAGATCGGAGAACAGGGGTTTGATAACCCCCAGGCAGGCATCGGGCCGGATGTCCTGGCAAGGATTCATTATGCCAATCAGCCAGGCGGGCTGGATGAATTGAACCGCCTGGTGATAGAGGCCGTGAATCATAATATAGCGGCCCTGTGTGAAGAGAACGGCTGCAGTAAAGAAGACGTCTATCTGGTTACCGGAGCCGGTAACACCGCCATGACCCATCTGTTTTTAGGGATTGAATCTTTTGAGATCATCAAGGAACCCTATATTCCCTGTGTGAATATCCCGGATACCCAGCCGGCGGGAAATTTGAAACTGGATATCAATGACAGAGGGGCGGCATTTTTGTTTCCCAATATAGGTTCCTATTTTGGCGGAGATCTGATTGCCGGTATTCTTTATTCGGAACTGGATAAAAAAGAAGAACCCTGTCTAATGGTGGATGTGGGAACCAATGCGGAAATAGTTGTGGGAAACCGTGACTGGCTTATTGCCTGTGCCGGTGCTGCAGGACCTGCTCTTGAAGGCGGGGTCAGTAAAATGGGCATGACGGCAAAACCCGGTGTCATAGATCGGGTCTGGATTGATCCGGATTCTTCTGACCTGAAAATACATACCATAGAGGATCAAAAACCCATAGGTATCTGCGGGTCCGGCATGATTGATCTGGCAGCAAGCCTGTTTTTATCCAAACGCATTGATATTCGGGGCAAGTTTTCCAAACAGGTCTGTGGTGACAGGCTGTTTGAACGAGAAGGAATCATGGAGTTTGTCCTTGTGGATGAAAGCCATTCCGGAACCGGGAAACCCATCTGCTTAAGCCAGGTGGATTTGAACTCTTTGACCAGCTCCAAGGCAGCCATGTACACCATATTGGAAGTGATCGTGAAGAATACGGCAGGGCTTGAGTTTGAAAAGTTGCAAAAGTTTTATGTGGCAGGAACATTCGGGTCTTTTATCAATCCTGTGTCCGCCATTTCCATCGGCATGCTTCCGGATATTCCCATCTCAACATTCGAAGTCCTGGGCAACAGCTCTCTTGGCGGGGCAAAGGTTTTATTACAAGACCCGGACGCCTTTGAAAGGATCATGACCATCAGGCAGTCTATCACCTATATTGAACTGAACGTCAACCAGGAATTCATGAACATGTTTTCCGGTGCCAAATTTTACCCCCATACCGATGCGTCCCGGTTTCCGTCCCTGAAAAATAAAATTTAA
- a CDS encoding transporter substrate-binding domain-containing protein yields MIFVSPAHLYGWVSDAGIQSKRLSTIIVDNYYPYTFVNKQGEPDGFSVDLIKAVTQAIDLALDIRVDDWNKAVESLKAGKVDLLPMMAYSKDRDVYFDFSVPHTIAFDAFFTREGEQKIESMEDLYGKTIFVMKQDQAHNYLQSIDSISPDRLILTNSIPETLEKLSSGKGDVALIPKLVGLIFLKKMDLKKIEISPMVMEAYKRPFSFAVKHGNQVLSEQLTQGLLIVKETGQYRTIYEKWFGAYDPVEISMGQILKSLIGWVAGIIALCGILLLWSLSLKKQVTLRTKHLEEEIKVRKKGEKKLKELMKDLTRRNEELDDFTYIASHDLQEPLRKLTAFSSLLKKDLGEDLPENVEKDLDFISDAASRMQKLIQDLLAFSRSGRKDMNIEKINLDKCIDDALYALSTRLEKTHAHIDRKEFPLVIGDRALITQLYQNLIGNAVKFTQGTQPKIRLTAEITGYGVELGVRDNGIGIRPEYQTQIFQPFKRLHGRSEYDGSGIGLAICQKIAERHGSKISVKSEPGKGSLFVFTLKKA; encoded by the coding sequence ATGATTTTCGTTTCCCCTGCACACCTCTATGGCTGGGTGTCCGATGCCGGCATTCAATCCAAACGGTTGAGTACCATTATTGTTGATAATTATTATCCTTATACCTTTGTAAACAAACAAGGAGAACCGGACGGTTTCAGCGTTGATCTGATAAAAGCGGTTACACAGGCAATTGACCTGGCGCTTGACATCCGGGTTGATGATTGGAATAAAGCCGTGGAGAGCCTTAAAGCCGGGAAAGTTGACCTTTTGCCCATGATGGCTTATTCCAAGGATCGGGATGTATATTTCGATTTTTCAGTTCCGCATACCATTGCCTTTGATGCTTTTTTTACAAGAGAGGGTGAGCAAAAAATAGAATCCATGGAAGACCTTTATGGCAAGACCATTTTTGTGATGAAACAGGACCAGGCCCATAATTACCTGCAATCCATTGATTCTATATCACCGGACCGGCTGATTCTGACTAACAGTATTCCAGAGACTCTTGAAAAATTGTCATCCGGGAAGGGGGATGTTGCGCTTATACCAAAATTGGTCGGACTTATATTTCTCAAAAAGATGGATTTAAAAAAGATTGAAATATCACCAATGGTTATGGAAGCTTATAAAAGACCTTTCAGCTTTGCTGTAAAACATGGCAATCAGGTTCTTTCAGAACAATTGACCCAGGGTCTTCTAATTGTTAAGGAAACAGGTCAATACCGCACGATATATGAAAAATGGTTCGGTGCTTATGACCCTGTTGAGATTTCCATGGGTCAAATCCTGAAATCTCTTATAGGCTGGGTTGCTGGTATTATAGCTCTTTGCGGAATACTGCTGTTATGGTCCCTGTCCTTGAAAAAACAGGTTACATTAAGAACAAAGCATCTTGAAGAAGAGATAAAGGTCCGCAAAAAGGGTGAGAAAAAATTGAAGGAATTAATGAAAGATTTAACCCGGCGGAATGAGGAACTGGATGATTTTACCTATATTGCCAGCCATGATTTACAGGAACCGTTGCGCAAGCTGACCGCTTTTTCCAGTCTTCTGAAAAAGGATTTGGGGGAGGACCTGCCGGAAAACGTTGAAAAAGATCTTGACTTTATTTCAGATGCTGCATCCAGGATGCAAAAATTGATACAGGATCTGCTGGCTTTTTCCCGTTCAGGACGAAAGGATATGAATATTGAGAAGATCAATTTGGACAAATGTATTGATGATGCTTTGTATGCACTTTCAACTCGTTTGGAAAAAACTCATGCACATATAGACCGGAAAGAGTTTCCTTTGGTTATCGGAGACAGGGCTTTGATTACACAGCTTTACCAGAATCTTATCGGCAATGCCGTAAAGTTCACCCAGGGGACCCAGCCCAAGATACGCCTTACGGCAGAAATCACTGGATATGGTGTCGAATTAGGGGTTAGGGATAATGGTATCGGTATCAGACCGGAATATCAGACGCAGATTTTTCAGCCCTTTAAACGCTTGCATGGAAGAAGTGAATATGACGGTTCCGGTATCGGACTCGCCATCTGCCAGAAAATTGCAGAACGTCATGGCAGTAAAATTAGTGTAAAATCCGAGCCGGGAAAAGGCAGTCTGTTTGTTTTTACTTTGAAAAAGGCTTAA
- a CDS encoding response regulator, whose product MERPAVILLAEDDLGDQELTRRALAEGKIKNELHIVQDGEEAIDYLFRRGKYTDPETSPWPDLFLLDLNMPKIDGRRVLAEIKTRKDLPHLAIVVLTTSSQEEDILRSYDLGVKSFITKPVDFTKFIDLIHALENYWFQVVVLPKRGE is encoded by the coding sequence ATGGAAAGACCTGCTGTAATACTGTTGGCGGAAGATGATCTAGGGGACCAGGAATTAACTCGGCGCGCTCTGGCAGAGGGGAAAATTAAAAATGAACTCCATATTGTCCAGGATGGAGAAGAAGCCATTGACTATCTTTTCCGGCGCGGCAAATATACAGATCCTGAAACATCACCATGGCCGGATCTTTTCCTGCTGGATCTGAATATGCCTAAAATTGACGGACGAAGGGTTTTGGCCGAAATCAAGACGCGGAAAGACCTGCCCCACCTGGCAATTGTTGTCCTTACCACTTCAAGCCAGGAAGAAGACATCCTTCGCAGCTATGATTTGGGGGTTAAATCTTTTATAACCAAACCGGTTGATTTTACGAAATTTATTGATCTCATTCATGCTTTGGAAAATTATTGGTTCCAGGTGGTTGTATTGCCAAAGCGGGGTGAATAA
- a CDS encoding GGDEF domain-containing response regulator, whose amino-acid sequence MGEQTLKLLVIDDDPADIELLRRNIADIPDMSVEFTSLSTSIKDQAVLSSQSADLVFIDYLLGSHTGIDVFQAMKEAGCCQPMIMLTGMGNEFIAVEAMKAGFADYIVKEAMEPSHLRRAITYALEKASLMQQLEEQRKQLEKLARIDDLTGLYNRRYFFERFTMEVSRAVRYGQPFSVLMIDLDHFKHVNDTYGHLFGDEVLARTGKNIQIHTRNTDISGRYGGEEFCIGLSSTGLAGAEEFAERMRQRIENEKFIAPDGQTVQVTCSIGIALVDEYDQNVSRSLDCADQALYEAKSLGRNRVVVWKAFNDLKK is encoded by the coding sequence ATGGGCGAACAAACATTGAAGTTGCTGGTCATTGATGATGATCCGGCAGATATTGAATTGTTGCGCAGGAACATAGCTGATATTCCCGATATGAGCGTGGAATTCACGAGTTTGTCAACCTCGATAAAAGATCAGGCCGTCCTTTCCAGCCAGTCAGCCGACCTGGTTTTTATTGATTATCTGCTCGGCAGTCATACGGGGATTGATGTTTTTCAGGCCATGAAAGAGGCTGGCTGCTGTCAGCCAATGATCATGCTGACGGGAATGGGGAATGAATTTATAGCTGTGGAGGCTATGAAAGCAGGGTTTGCCGATTATATTGTCAAAGAGGCCATGGAGCCGTCTCACCTTCGTCGTGCCATAACCTATGCACTGGAAAAAGCATCTTTGATGCAACAGCTTGAAGAACAGCGCAAACAGCTTGAGAAGCTTGCCAGGATAGATGATTTGACAGGGCTTTATAACCGGCGTTATTTTTTTGAGCGATTTACAATGGAAGTGAGCCGGGCGGTCCGTTATGGACAGCCGTTTTCAGTGCTGATGATTGATCTTGATCATTTTAAACATGTAAATGATACCTACGGTCATCTCTTTGGTGATGAGGTTTTGGCCAGGACAGGCAAGAATATTCAGATCCATACCAGGAATACGGATATCTCAGGCCGGTATGGGGGTGAGGAATTTTGTATCGGGCTGAGCAGCACCGGGCTTGCAGGTGCGGAAGAATTTGCGGAACGAATGAGGCAGCGCATTGAAAATGAAAAATTTATCGCCCCTGATGGCCAGACGGTTCAGGTAACCTGCAGTATAGGAATTGCTTTGGTTGATGAATACGATCAGAATGTCTCAAGATCGTTGGATTGTGCAGATCAGGCTCTTTATGAAGCTAAATCTCTGGGTCGCAACAGAGTCGTCGTATGGAAGGCCTTCAATGATCTGAAAAAGTAG
- the ftcD gene encoding glutamate formimidoyltransferase, with amino-acid sequence MKKIVECVPNFSEGRNKKTINAIADAILQTKGCRLLDIDAGNSTNRTVYTFVGSPEAVVEGALSAAVVARQKIDMQTHQGEHHRLGALDVCPFVPVANVTMEECVDISKEFGRRLAENMGIPVYLYEESASLEYRKKLSQIRDGQYEGLKDKIITKEWKPDFGPAKFIPGWGATVTGARFFLIAYNVNLLSTPNQAHRIALNLREAGRGKDKPGRLKAVKGMGWYVDDYNLAQVTVNLDNYNVTPPHLLFEEVKKDADKLNIAVAGSEIVGLVPLEAILMAAEYYIEKEHLFVLEEDQKVRLAIERLGLNSVALFNPKEKIIEYIIAEEKNEPLAGLTVRKFIEEVASRSSAPGGGSVAATVAAMGVALGSMVAKLTLGVRKFEHLDIKMRDLIPPLHHAAKALIPLIDDDTHAFKEYVQALGLPEETRAQKDFKLETLQQGLKTAVEVPFTTMKIADAAWEAMIETARYGNMASKSDVQVGAMALKTGILGAYQNVVINLPDIMDKSFKDKTLKQAKDMKIRAEHKCKKILEILDSRTS; translated from the coding sequence ATGAAAAAAATAGTGGAGTGTGTGCCTAATTTCAGTGAGGGCAGAAATAAAAAAACTATAAATGCCATAGCCGATGCCATCCTACAGACCAAAGGCTGCCGCCTTCTGGATATTGATGCCGGAAACTCTACCAATCGAACGGTTTATACTTTTGTGGGGTCTCCTGAAGCGGTTGTGGAAGGAGCCTTGAGTGCGGCTGTTGTGGCAAGACAAAAAATCGACATGCAGACCCATCAAGGAGAACACCACCGTCTGGGTGCCTTGGATGTGTGTCCGTTTGTTCCTGTCGCCAATGTTACCATGGAGGAGTGTGTTGATATTTCCAAAGAATTCGGCAGGCGGTTGGCAGAAAATATGGGCATTCCCGTTTATCTGTATGAGGAATCAGCAAGTCTTGAGTATCGTAAAAAACTTTCCCAGATCAGAGACGGTCAGTATGAAGGGTTAAAAGATAAAATTATCACAAAAGAGTGGAAACCGGATTTCGGGCCTGCCAAATTTATACCCGGGTGGGGGGCAACGGTCACCGGGGCAAGGTTTTTTTTGATTGCCTATAACGTCAACCTTCTTTCCACGCCCAACCAGGCCCACCGAATTGCTTTGAATCTGCGGGAAGCCGGCCGGGGTAAAGATAAACCCGGAAGGCTTAAGGCCGTCAAAGGCATGGGATGGTATGTGGACGACTATAATCTTGCCCAGGTTACGGTAAACCTGGACAATTATAACGTTACACCGCCTCATCTGTTGTTTGAAGAAGTTAAAAAAGATGCAGACAAGCTCAATATTGCCGTTGCAGGGTCTGAGATCGTTGGCCTGGTTCCTTTGGAAGCCATTCTCATGGCGGCTGAGTATTATATTGAAAAAGAACATCTTTTTGTATTAGAGGAAGATCAGAAAGTAAGACTTGCCATTGAGCGTCTGGGCCTGAATTCTGTGGCCCTGTTCAACCCAAAAGAAAAGATTATCGAATATATCATTGCCGAAGAAAAAAATGAGCCTCTGGCAGGCTTGACAGTGAGAAAATTTATTGAAGAGGTTGCTTCAAGAAGTTCGGCTCCGGGCGGCGGTTCTGTTGCGGCCACTGTTGCCGCCATGGGTGTTGCTCTTGGTTCCATGGTGGCAAAGTTGACCCTGGGGGTTCGAAAATTTGAACACCTTGATATAAAAATGCGAGACCTGATTCCTCCTCTTCACCATGCGGCCAAAGCCCTGATTCCCTTGATTGATGACGACACCCATGCTTTTAAAGAGTATGTGCAAGCCCTTGGCCTTCCTGAAGAGACCCGGGCGCAAAAGGATTTTAAACTTGAAACACTGCAACAGGGTCTGAAAACAGCCGTAGAGGTTCCTTTTACAACAATGAAGATTGCCGACGCTGCCTGGGAAGCCATGATCGAGACAGCCAGGTATGGCAATATGGCATCAAAATCAGATGTTCAAGTCGGGGCAATGGCTTTAAAAACAGGCATCCTGGGGGCTTATCAAAATGTTGTGATTAACCTTCCGGACATAATGGATAAAAGTTTTAAAGATAAAACCCTGAAACAGGCAAAAGATATGAAAATAAGGGCGGAACATAAATGTAAAAAGATTTTGGAAATTCTGGATAGCCGGACGTCGTAA
- a CDS encoding ATP-grasp domain-containing protein — MFFVDKPYISEFFKTTLRDNAIPVVATDMAKQLDLYGQTKLISEDEAVKIVQDKDDTIIYTTSENSIGWISKHLKFNCLPQKIALFKDKVKFRELTRSIFPDFYFKEVLIEDLKKIRFDQLPLPFIIKPSVGFFSMGVYKVSNYAQWGDTIESIFVQIEQIKDLYPQQVLSTRSFIIEQCIDGDEFAVDAYYNSIGEPVILGILNHTFASDTDVSDRVYSSSKVIIENNLEEFTDFAGKIGKLAGVKNFPVHIELRRQTNGTLLPIEVNPMRFGGWCTTADLSFLAYGFNPYLYYYQQKKPDWHEVLKGKEGKLFSVVVLDNSTGIDVEDISSFDYDKLVSNFENPLELRKIDYKKYPVFGFLFTETREDNFIELKNILDSDLNEFISTNAKMA, encoded by the coding sequence ATGTTTTTTGTAGACAAACCCTATATCTCTGAGTTTTTTAAAACAACCCTCAGGGACAATGCCATTCCTGTGGTTGCTACGGATATGGCAAAACAGTTAGATCTGTATGGCCAGACAAAATTGATCAGTGAGGATGAGGCTGTTAAAATAGTCCAAGACAAGGACGATACTATCATTTATACCACATCTGAAAATTCAATAGGTTGGATATCCAAGCATTTAAAATTCAATTGTCTGCCCCAAAAAATAGCCTTGTTTAAAGACAAAGTGAAATTTAGAGAGCTGACCCGGTCAATCTTTCCTGATTTTTATTTTAAAGAGGTTTTGATTGAAGATTTGAAGAAAATCCGGTTTGATCAACTTCCCTTGCCCTTTATTATCAAGCCCAGTGTCGGTTTTTTCAGCATGGGGGTGTACAAGGTTTCAAATTATGCGCAGTGGGGTGATACGATTGAGTCTATTTTTGTACAAATAGAGCAAATCAAAGATTTATATCCTCAACAGGTGTTAAGTACACGCTCTTTTATTATTGAACAATGTATTGACGGCGATGAGTTTGCTGTTGACGCTTATTATAATTCAATTGGTGAACCGGTCATTTTAGGCATCCTCAACCATACGTTTGCTTCGGACACAGATGTCAGTGACAGGGTTTACAGTTCATCCAAAGTGATTATTGAAAATAATCTTGAAGAATTTACGGATTTTGCCGGGAAAATAGGCAAGCTTGCCGGGGTAAAAAATTTTCCTGTACATATTGAACTTAGACGGCAAACAAATGGAACCTTATTGCCCATTGAGGTCAATCCCATGCGGTTTGGCGGCTGGTGTACCACTGCTGATTTATCCTTTCTGGCCTATGGATTTAATCCTTACCTTTATTATTATCAGCAAAAAAAACCGGATTGGCATGAGGTTCTCAAAGGAAAAGAAGGCAAACTATTCAGTGTTGTTGTATTGGATAATTCCACGGGCATAGACGTGGAAGATATCTCATCGTTTGATTATGACAAGCTGGTTTCAAATTTTGAAAATCCCTTGGAATTAAGAAAAATTGATTATAAAAAGTATCCTGTCTTTGGGTTTTTGTTTACGGAAACCAGGGAAGATAATTTTATTGAACTCAAAAACATACTGGATTCAGACTTGAACGAATTTATATCAACCAATGCTAAAATGGCATGA
- a CDS encoding thiolase C-terminal domain-containing protein → MGKVGVIGVGQSSFVRGYPGSIKELAFEGFSDALKDANIKTTDIAASVVCSSPEYDKQRSAAGVMAEYLGLTPQPTFYVETLCSSSSTGVKVAYSLIESGLHDVVAVVGFQKMSEITSAESQERMGRGADIQWESPFGTMMPAYYAMYAQGHMAKYGTTPDDLALIRVKSSTYGQINDRAVYRKPVTFEMFKDPKSPMSNPVASPLRVGDCCANADGSSCIILANEEKTKQFAKKPVWIRGIGAASTTVNLAGRDVFSGLTAGEMAGAEAYKMAGITPQHIDVAEVHDCFTIAEMMAYENLGFAKPGEGKDLIKSKETYKEGSIPVNVDGGLLSKGHPIGATGGSQIRTIVLQLRGEAGEMQVKDPEFGLVHNIGGVGLYGNVTIFGR, encoded by the coding sequence ATGGGTAAAGTAGGAGTTATTGGAGTAGGCCAAAGTTCCTTTGTTCGAGGCTACCCTGGTTCGATCAAAGAACTGGCTTTTGAAGGTTTCAGTGACGCTTTAAAGGATGCGAATATTAAAACAACAGATATAGCTGCTTCTGTTGTCTGTTCTTCTCCGGAATATGATAAACAACGTTCAGCTGCAGGCGTAATGGCAGAATATCTGGGTCTGACCCCTCAGCCAACATTTTATGTGGAAACTCTTTGTTCTTCAAGCAGCACGGGCGTAAAAGTTGCTTATTCTCTCATTGAATCCGGTCTTCATGATGTTGTTGCAGTTGTTGGTTTCCAGAAGATGTCGGAAATCACATCAGCCGAATCACAGGAAAGAATGGGACGTGGAGCTGATATTCAGTGGGAAAGCCCGTTTGGGACAATGATGCCCGCTTATTATGCCATGTATGCCCAGGGACATATGGCAAAATATGGTACTACGCCTGATGATCTGGCACTTATCAGAGTTAAATCATCTACATATGGACAAATTAATGACCGGGCAGTATATCGCAAGCCCGTAACATTTGAAATGTTCAAAGATCCCAAAAGCCCCATGTCAAATCCAGTTGCAAGCCCTCTTCGGGTAGGAGATTGTTGTGCAAACGCTGACGGCAGCTCATGTATTATCCTGGCAAATGAGGAAAAAACAAAGCAGTTCGCTAAAAAACCTGTATGGATCAGGGGTATCGGTGCTGCATCCACTACGGTAAATCTTGCCGGAAGAGACGTTTTTTCAGGCCTTACAGCCGGTGAAATGGCAGGTGCCGAAGCATACAAAATGGCAGGTATCACACCTCAGCATATTGATGTTGCAGAAGTTCATGACTGTTTTACCATTGCAGAGATGATGGCCTATGAAAATCTTGGTTTTGCAAAACCTGGAGAGGGAAAAGACCTGATCAAGAGCAAGGAAACCTACAAAGAGGGAAGCATCCCTGTTAACGTAGACGGCGGACTGCTCTCAAAAGGACATCCCATCGGAGCCACAGGCGGATCACAAATAAGAACTATAGTTCTTCAGCTGAGAGGCGAAGCAGGCGAAATGCAGGTAAAAGATCCTGAATTCGGATTGGTCCATAACATTGGTGGCGTAGGCCTGTATGGTAATGTCACCATTTTTGGGAGGTAA
- a CDS encoding Zn-ribbon domain-containing OB-fold protein has translation MGKREVDDRFKKFGTVSFTSITKVNDFVTKLEEGKVSGTCCKGCGEKYFPPRADCAKCLSREMDWFDVQGKGILRTYSKLEFAPIGFEADVPYSIALLDYGDYKVFGRLDSSIPDDEVKIGMEMTTVTNVLSNGQLNYIFKKA, from the coding sequence ATGGGAAAAAGAGAAGTAGACGATAGATTTAAAAAATTTGGAACGGTTAGTTTTACCTCCATAACAAAGGTGAACGATTTTGTAACCAAACTTGAAGAAGGTAAAGTAAGCGGAACCTGCTGCAAAGGATGCGGAGAAAAGTATTTTCCTCCCAGAGCAGACTGTGCCAAGTGCCTTTCAAGAGAAATGGACTGGTTTGATGTTCAAGGAAAAGGCATTTTGCGTACTTACAGCAAACTGGAATTTGCACCCATTGGTTTTGAGGCTGATGTCCCCTATTCAATCGCACTTCTTGACTATGGCGATTACAAGGTCTTTGGCAGATTAGACAGCTCCATCCCAGACGATGAAGTAAAAATCGGTATGGAGATGACTACGGTCACAAATGTACTGTCAAACGGTCAGCTTAATTATATCTTTAAAAAAGCATAA